The DNA segment TTGCAGTGCCTCCTGTCGGTCCGTCTGTCGAAAGGGGTCTAACAGCGACGTCAGCGAGCGTCTTAATTCTTGCTGCTGATCGCTGGACAAGTCGGTAACGGGAATACCGGTAAATCCGCCGGCCTTTCCTCGAAAGGCAACCGCCTGTTCTCTGGGGGTGGTGGCAACTTCGGCTGCTCGACGCTGTTTGCCATCGAGCATCTGATAGATTTGGTTGACCTGCACGGCCTGCTGCCAGAATACATTGCCAGCGTGATCTTTCCCTTCGTCAAACGCCCCTGGATCATGCCCGTAGAAAATCGGACCGCCGAAGGCCACACTTTCTGCTGTGTTACCGTCGCAGCGCAGTGTCATGTGCCGACCGGTGATGACGAATTGAAATGGCCCTGCCTGCGGCGTTCCAAAAATGCCAATCGCCTGCTCGCGGCCGAAGCCACCGCAATCGTCCTCCATCTGCTGGTCGAATTTGGATATCCACTCGGGGCTAACGATGTTCTCGAAAATCTTACGAATCAGATCGCGCTGTTCCGCCGTGTAGAAATCGCCGTGAATCATGGCGTCATTAATCATCCAATTGTTGGAAACTCGCGTTCTCAACAATCCACGCTTGGGATCAACATGGTCCCAGGCATAACATATCTGCTGACGCTGGGGCTCGGTTAATGTGTCGTACAAGACCTTTACCAGCGTCTCGGCTTGCTGAGGTTCCGTTGCTTGCGCGGACAACTGTGGCAAGACAACGGCTGAAGCTGCCAGGCCCAGCGACTGCTGCAAGAATTGACGACGACCGGATTCCTCAATCAAACGTTGGTTCGCGAGCGACACGGCTATACTCCTTTGAAAAAGCTACTTTGGTCAATGCTACGATTATAAGCTTAGGTGAAGCACCGTGCTTGGAAAAATCAAATAAGGCGGAGTGAAACTGGGGACTCAGTCCGCCTCAAGCCAAGCCTGCAGGGAACGCGTAAGTTCATCTGTCGAACGAAATTGGCAGGTCGTCCAGCCGCGTTGGGCGGCGGCGGCGATATTTTTTTCCAGGTCGTCGGTGAAGAATATTTGCGACCCTTGCAAGCCACATACCTCCTCACAGACTTCGTAGATTCGCCGATTCGGCTTCATGCTGCCGACTTGATAGCTCAACACGCGATGCTCGAACCAGCCATGCAACATCGGCCAGTCCTGCTGCATTAGCCACTGCCAATGTGCGTCGCACGTGTTGGACAAGATTCCCATGGGTATACCCATGCGCTGAACCTGCTGTAACACCTGCAGAATCGGTTGGTTAGGTTGGAAGATGGCGCATATGGCATGCATCACGGATTGAGTTGACAGCTGCGTACCTAACATCGAACTGATTTCTTCAGCATATTGCTCATCGCTGACTAGGCCAGTCTCGTAGCGCTGCTGCAAGTCGCACGAAAATACGGTTTGTAGGACATGTTGGAGACTGCAATCGGCCGCTTCGGCCAACCTGCGAGCTGCAATGTGCGGGTCGAATGTCACCAAGACGTTGCCCAAGTCAAAGTACAGGAATTTGTTTGTCGTCGATCGATAACTGGCCATCGTTGCGTCTGTTTTTCTGTGAATTGATGGCTCTGGGTTCTACCATCAACCGCTGATTTGTTTGTCCGTGCGCCCATGCAAATTGGCAAAACCACCTGTCATGATACTTCTCGCCACGGCCAATGTGAAATAGGATGTTCATTGCAGCGGTGACCGAAGTGGCCGCCAAGCAGCATTACATCAATAGTACAATCGCACTAGGGGCGAGTGAATGAAGAATCCTGCCTGGATACTGCTAGCTTCGTTGTTGCTGGCTGGAGCCGGCATTGTTGGGCTGAGCTGGCGCGATCGACCGCGCGTTGACTCGGCGGCGTCGCGACCTCTTGTGCTGTACTGTGCAGCCGCAAATCGAGTTGCCGTGCAAGAGATTATCCAGCGATACCAAGAGGAATGCGGACGACCAATTCAGATCGAGTTTGGACCTTCTCAAACGCTGCTCAGTCGGTTGGAAGTGGGTGGCAAAGCCGATCTTTATTTGCCGAGTGACGACAGTTACTTAGAGCTGGCCGCTCAGAAAGATATGATCGCCGAACGAATTCCCATCGCCACCATGCAGGCTGTTTTGGTTGTACCGCGCGACAATCCTAAATCCATCACTTCGTTGAACGACCTGCTGAGTGGCCAATTAAGAATCGTTCAGGCCGATCCAGATGCCACAGCTATCGGCAAAGTCACACAACAAGCACTGGCCGAACAAGGGTTGTGGCAACAGTTGCACGAGGCAACAACCGGCTATCGCGGCACAGTAGTGGACGTAGCCACCGATGTACAATTGAACGCGGCAGACGTTGGCATCGTCTACGATGTCGTGCTGGCCAACTACCCGGAACTGCGAGCGGTCTTCATTCCCGAACTGGCCCAAGCCACAAGCCAGATTGATGTCGCCGTGCTCCAACAGTCATCCAGCCCAAGAGCTGCACTGCATTTCGCGCGCTATCTAGCCGCTAAAGACCGGGGGTTGGAGCATTTTGCCAAGTATGGTTATCAGGTCCAGCCTGGCGACCAATGGGCCGACCAGCCTGAATTATCGTTGTATGCCGGCTCGATGCTGCGACCGGCTATCGCCGATGCCATCGAGCGGTTTCAGGAGCGCGAAGGCGTCCAGGTCTCGACAGTCTACAACGGCTGTGGAATCCTGGTCGGTCAAATGAAAGCCGGCCAGGTACCAGACGCCTATTTCGCGTGCGATGTAGAGTTCATGAATCAGGTGACCGATCTTTTTCCCGAGCCCGTCGAAGTTTCCCAGAATGAGTTGGTGATTGTAGTGCCCAAAGGCAACCCACAAAAAATTGGATCGCTGCGCGATTTGACCCGTCCTGGGTTGCGAGTTGGTATCGGCCATGAAAAGCAGTGTGCCATGGGCTGGATTACTCAAAACACCTTTCGTGAGGGTGGCATCCAGCAGGAAGTGATGAAGAATGTGACGGTTGAAGTGCCCGCCGGAGACATGTTGGTCAATCAAATGCGTGCCGGTTCGCTGGATGCTGCTGTCGTCTATCTCAGTAACGCAGCCGGCGCAGGTGATATTCTAGACGCCGTCCAGATTCAAGGGTTGCCCTGCTCTGTCGCCTCGCAGCCTTGGGCCGTTTACAAAGATTCTCGATTCCCTCACACGGCCAGTCGACTATTTCAAGCCATCACATCGCAACAAAGTCAGACCGATTTTGAATCGGAGGGCTTCCGCTGGCAGTTGAAATAATTTCGGCAAGACGTATTCGCTCACGCGATTCGTTGGGGGAAACAAGCGAGGCCCGTATGAACTGTTCTGTAAGACCTAACGCCTGTGGCTGGTGACAAAACTCGCTTCTACTCCAAAGGTTTGGGCCGGCGCTGGCCCACCAACGGCAACGGCATTTGGCAGGAACGGTTTGGGTGCCACGAATTGGCGCCATGTTCGGCAGAGCATGGGATTTGAAGCACCCTTGCCGAGCCCGACTGGCTAACTCGTTGACTCCATCACCAACTGCCATTCATCGCCGACGGCGTGAGCGCCGCGGCCTGCCACCTATCGACTTTGCTGTAGCTGTTGCAGGCGTGAACCAGAACAACAACCCCAACATGCCGGCTGCGCCTAAGGGAACAATCACCGGGACGCTAATAAACTGACTGGGCGCAGTGGGCTCGACATCCCCGACTGGCCGACCCGTCTGCATGTCTGAGTTTTTTGAAGCAATTTGCTTTAAAGCGCCCGCACTATGACGCTCGAAGCGAATTTCTGCGGTCTGTGTGGCTACAGCAGCTAGCGCCAACAGTAGCGTGGTGACAATCAGTACCAGCCCAAACAGTCGCACATTATTCATGGGCCTTGTTTCCTGCTAGACCGAAGCTGCCAGCGCGTCTTGGACGATGGTGCCATCCAGCATGCGAATCATTCTGCCTCCCTGACCAGCGATGTCAGGATCATGCGTCACAATCACCAGCGTCGTGCCATGCTGCCGGTTCAATTCCATGAGTAGTTCTATGACCTCGCGGCCGCTATTGCTATCCAAACTACCCGTTGGCTCATCAGCCAGTAGCAGCGACGGCTGATTGACCATGGCTCGGGCAATGGCCACCCGCTGTCTCTGCCCAATCGACAGTTGATTGGGCAGGTGATCCAAGCGTTGCTCAAGTCCGACCAGCTCAAGTAGTTTTCGAGCCTGCTCGATCCGCTGCGTCGCCGACACGGAACGGCCGAACATCGGCAATTGCACATTCTCCAGCGCCGTCAAATTGGGCAGCAAGTAAAACGATTGAAATACGAAGCCAATTTCCTGCGATCTTAGTTGGTTCAAATTGCGGCTATACATGTCTTGGCCGCGAAATAAAACTCGCCCCTGTGTTGGCCTGTCCAGCGCTCCCAAGATGTGTAACAAGGTCGATTTACCGCAACCACTAGGCCCCACAATGGTGATGAATTGACCAGCCTGGATCGACAAGTCGATGCTGCGCAACGCATGCACGTCGCCATCTGCATAGTGTTTTTGGACACCCGCCAATTGCAAGAGCGGCTCGGTCGGTCGGCTTGCTAGAGACATTCGCTTTCCTACAATTCAGCACAGGCGGTGTGCGCCAATGCTAGCACCAAACAATGCTATCACCAAAGCTGTGCGGTGGACGGCCAGTGGACTAATGTATGGTCAGTTGCTTCCTGGTGTACTCGAAATCGTCTGCGGAAACAACCTGAGTGAATGATAATCCCCTTGCTCTGGAAGCAGGTAGCCGCATGATCCGAACCGCGATTCTAACCGCTTGGCTAGTCTACGCGACGACATGGGCGGGGGCGGTGGGCGCTCAAACCGAAGGTACCACCAGTACCACGCTACATCCTCAGGTTACGCTCATCTCGCCGGGGACGGTCGTTCCGAGCGGAACAGCAGATGGACGTCATCTAGCGCGCTGGAATCGGCGCGTGCTGGTGGCGAAGCCCCGAATCGCCAGTGGTGATACCAGCGCCTTGCCTGAATTCATTCGCCAGACCGTTTCCAAGTTCCATTTGACAATTCTGGCAACGGTTGACACACAGACTGTCGCAAGCCCCGACACCGCGCCAGCATCTGCAGCAGCGCCTCCGAAAGTCCGCTTCCGACTGGCCGAAGTGGGTGTCGGCTACAGCCTGGCCCTGGGCACACAGCTGACCGTCATACGATCGGATGACTATGAAGCGCATGGAGCCAGTTTGTCGTTTATTGACCGGCAATTTCTCAGCCAAAACCTGCGGCAACTTGATGAAATTCGCACCGTCGCGCGCACCGCATCGCTGCTGATGTTTGATGTACCAACCATCCTCTTCCACGATGGACAGCACGTGGATTGCGTTTCTCGTCATGTCATCTGGATCGATCGACGCACCGGCCATTTGGCGACGGTGGTTTGGTTGCTGCGCAGCCAAGGCGACAAAGTGATACCTGATTCCAGCTTCCCGCCACGCTGGATCGATAGCAGCCAGATAGAAGATCGCAGCATTCACGTCGATCAAACGCAGTTTACCTTAGGCATCCCTGGCAAGCGCGCCTTTGCTCTGGAACACCTGCCCCCCGGACGCAACCTGAACTGGTCGGAAGAACTGCTTGAGCTAGCCAGCCTGAGTCACTATGACGCCCAAGCGCTTCGAGCACTCATGAAATCGTTGCTGGCGTCGCCAGCCCCGTAGCTACCCTGGCCAGCACGTGGTATGCAAGCCCGACCACCCTCTGGCGACGGTAGCTACAATTCGGCCGCTCACCTTACAGCACGCCTTTGGTGCTGGGAATATCTTTTTGACGCGGGTCGGCTTGACAGGCAATTCGCAGAGCTCGGGCGGAAGCTTTGAAGATTGCTTCGGCAATGTGATGACTGTTGCGACCATAGTGCAGCAAGACATGATAGTTGCACTGAGCGTTGCTGGCGAACGCGTACCAAAAGTCTTCCACCAGTTCGCTATCAAATTCGCCAATCTTAGGACTGGTCATGGGCGCTTGAAAGACTACGTAATTGCGTCCGCTCAAGTCAACGGCCACAGTGACTAATGATTCTTCCATCGGCAAAACGATGTGGCCATACCGCGTGATGCCGCGTTTGTCGCCGAGCGCTTTGGAAAAGGCTTGGCCCAAGCAGATGCCAATATCTTCGGTGGTGTGGTGCGCATCGACAACCGTGTCTCCCTGGCAGCAAACCGTCAAATCGAACTGACCGTGCTTGGCAAACAGCGTCAGCATGTGATCCAAAAATCCTACGCCCGACTGAATGTCGCCGACGCCGGAACCGTCGATGGTGAGTGCCAACTGAATGCTGGTCTCTGCTGTTTTTCGCTCAATGTTCGCCGAGCGCTGGTTGCTCATATTTGCTATCGCCTACGGTTATACTCGATTTCAAGGAGCGCCTGTGGTTCGGTGCGATGCGTTGTCGGCAGCCTGCAGAGCTTCCGCCAACAGGCTCAGGCACACGTTGATCTGTGAATCAGTGCCGACGCTGATTCGCAAGCCCTCACCCCAACCGGCATAGTTCATGTATCGCACCAATACCTTGTTGCGCTTCAATGATTCGTACAACGGCTGAAGGGGTCGTTTGGGCAGCGTGCACCACACGAAATTGGCATGACTATCCGGCACAATAAAACCCAACTGGCGTAGAGCCACCGTCATCCGCTGCCGGGTGGCGATGACTTTGGCGCGATTTTCACTCAGCCATGCCTGGTCGTCGATGGCGGCAATCGCCCCCGCCAAGCTCAAAGCGTCGCAGTTGTAACTGTCTTTCACTTTGCGTAGCATCGCGATGACTGGCGGCTGGGCCACAAGAAACCCGAATCGTAAGCCCGCTAAAGCATACGACTTGCTTAGCGTCCGCGACACCATTACTCGGGGGTTTTGTTTCACCAGTTCAATACAGTGCTGCTCCGCAAAATCCGCATAAGCCTCATCAACCAGCAGGGGACAGGGCAGCCGGTCAGCAATCCGGCCAATGGCCTGAGGGTCAAGCACCGTGCCGCTGGGGCTGTTGGGATTGGGCAGACAGACCAGTTTTAGGTCCGGCGTCGACGCCGAAAAGTCATCGCCCAGTTGAAAATCGGACTGAAATTGCACCTCTTCCCAGGCGGCACCCTGAAGCTGTGCCAGCGTACGATACAGGATGTAACTGGGATAAGGCAATCGCAGCCGTTGCCCTTCACCTACAAAGGCCCGCGTGAGAATTGTCAAAATATCGTCGCTGCCGTTGCCGCACAGTATCCAATCGGGCTCAACGCCCAGGACTTCTGCGGCTCGCAGCCGAAAGCCCGTGCCCAGCGGATCGGGATATCGCTCCAGGCCAGCCTGAGCCGTCTGCACGATGGCCTGAGTGACCTTCGGCGAAGCTGGATAAGGATTCTCGTTGGTGTTCAGCTTGATGAACTTGCCGCCCTGTGGTTGTTCGCCGGGAATATACTCCTGCATCTGCCGGACGGCGGTGCGGAAAAGCGAGTCCAAATCTGGCTGGTGCATGTGGCTGCGCTGGTTAGTAAGAGCTGGCTTGAAACTGGGAAACGTCAACTTGACCGCAAGCGAATGGCGACGCTTTCGCGGTGGGCTGTCAGACCCTCCTTATCGGCAAGGACCGCTATTTCATCGGCAATGTTCGCTAAGGCCTCGCGAGAATACTCAATCACACTGCTACTGCGTAAGAATGAATTGCTGGACAACCCTGCCGCCCACCGCGCTGTTCCGCCAGTAGGCAGCACATGCGACGGACCGGCCGCATAGTCGCCCAGCGAAACCGGACTGAACGGTCCGAGAAATATTGCTCCCGCATTTCGAATCCGCTCACTTAACTTGCGCGGCTGCTGGCAGGCGATGTGCAAATGTTCCGGAGCGATCCAATTGGTCAGCTCGACCGCCTGATCGGCATCGCGAACGCGTACCAGGGCTCCGAAGGCATTCAGGCTGTCCAGCGTCAGCCAGCTGCGGCTGAGCGAGACCAGTTGCCGCTCAAGTTCTTGTCGCACCTGCCCGATCAAATCAGCGTGCCAAGTAATCAACAGACTGGCCCCCGGCGAATGCTCTGCTTGCGCCAAGATATCTGCCGCCACATACGCCGGATCGGTGGTCTGGTCGGCAATCACCACGACTTCGCTGGGACCGGCGATCGAGTCGATATCGACATGCCCGAACACGTGCTTTTTGGCCAGCGCCACAAACAGATTGCCAGGACCAACAATTTTATCAACGGCGGGTAACCCCTCCACACCATAAGCCAGGGCCGCCACCGCCTGAGCACCGCCGATTGGATAGACCTCGCTGACTCCAAGCTCGTGACAGGTCGCCAGCACATCGGCGTTGTAGGCACCAAACGGCGTCGGCGGTGCAACTACCGCAAGCTCCTGTACGCCCGCAGCCAGTGCCGGCACCACGGTCATCAGTACCGTCGACGGATAGGCGGCAGCACCGCCGGGCACGCAAACGCCAATGCGTCTGAGCGGCTGATAGCGCTGATCCAGGCGGATGCCCGCGCTCGGCTGGCTGGTAACTGTCGTGTGTAGAATAGCTTGCTGAAATGATTGAATATTGTCGCGGATTCGGCGAATGCACTTCAGAAACTCTGGGGTAGCCGATCGATGTGCCTGTTCCAAGCGAGCCTGCTCCAAACGCAGTCCACCGGCTGGCAATTCGGCATTGTCGAGCTGCAAGCAGTAATGTCGCAGCGCCGCCTGGCCACGCTGGCGAACGTCAGCGCAAATTCGTTCGACCACTTGGCTAGGCACCAGCGGCTGGCCAAATACGCGCTCGGTCAGCGCTCGGCCTTTCGGACTCACCACGTTGCCCGAGGGACTCAACTGATCGCGCAGCGCCTGCAGCTCCGCAGTAGCCTCAACCGTCGTGGCATCAATCGTTTGTATTTCCAGTTTTGTCATTCGCACATCAAAATCAGAGCCTAACAATCCCCATTCGCTGAGTCAGCGAGGAACCTATCCACAAACGCGGCGGGCTACGAAAGCCTGCATTTTCATTCAGGGGTTTTCACGGTAACTGAGGCTGCCATAATCGACTAGCCCTGTCGAGCAAAATTGCTTGAATCTAGAACCTTAAGGCGCGTGTCAGAAATAGAGCGGCTACTGCCAGCCGGCGGATGCCGAGCAGGACCAGCGACTAGCAACGGTGGCTCCGGTAGACTTTCAATTGCCGCCCACCTAGGTGCTTTTCTAGACTTTTGGCAAATGATTCTATCGCGAAAGACGAACCATCATGAACCTAGCCGTTGATCTGCGAAGCGATACCGTCACTAAGCCGTGTGCTGCGATGCGCCAGGCGATGGCCAGTGCCATTGTGGACGACGATGCGCTTGGCGGCGACCCTACGGTGGACGCCTTGCAACAACGGGTGGCCGAACTATTGGGCAAAGAAGCCGCGCTGTTTATGCCCAGCGGATCGATGAGCAATCAGATTGCCGTCCGGCTGCATTGTGGTCGCGGCGATGAGTTTCTGTGCGAAGCCAACTGTCACATTTATAACTACGAGCAGGCTGCCTTTGCGCAGCTCAGCGGCGTCGTAGCTCGAACCATACCTGGCATTCACGGCTTGATGCAACCAGAACAGCTCGCCGATCTCATACGACCACCGGCCGACAATCTGGTACGCACGACGCTGGTTACATTAGAAAACACGCACAATCGAGGTGGAGGTGCCGTGCTGCCGTTGGACAACGTGCAGGCCATCTGCCGCTGGGCTCAGGACCATGGGCTGGCCACGCACCTGGATGGCGCGCGACTATTCAACGCCGTGGCTGCCACGGGCATTGACGCCCATGTCTGGTCCAAGTCGTTCGATTCTGTCAGCATCTGCTTTTCCAAAGGTCTAGGAGCGCCCATCGGTTCGGCGCTGGCCGGTTCACAAGCATTCATCCGGCAAGCGCGTCGAGCCCGTCGGCTGTTTGGAGGTGGCATGAGACAAGTAGGTGTCATCGCCGCAGCCGCACTGTACGCGTTAGAACACAATCGCCAGCGCATAGTCGAAGATCATCGTCACGCGCAGATACTTGCCGATGCTATCCGCAACATCGATGGCGTGCAGTTAGACCCTCAGCCGCAAACCAACATCGTCATCGTCAAGATCGCTCCACAGCTTGGCACCGCCACCACCCTAGCCGCCGCCCTCAAGCAACACGGCATCGGGGTCTCCCAGGTTGGCCCACAACACATTCGATTTGTCACGCATCTGGATGTTACCGAACAGCAAATACATCAAGCCAGCGAGACGCTGCGACAAGTTGTTTCACTGGCAAACAAATAAACAGTTTAGAGGGAGCATGTGGTGAAACGATTGTAAAACATTCGAGCCACAACACTCGGAGCCCATTAATAACGTTGACTCCATCGGAATGGCTTGTACAACGGTAACAGGAAAAGATGGGATCGCTTTCACGGCCCAAAGTTTGCGAGCTTGGTTCGACAAGAATGTCAAAACTGCGAGCCTGTCCTTTGCCGATGGCCGCGAAAGAGACATCCGAGATATCCAGGGATCAACTGTCCCAATCTTCGTCTGGGGGAAACGCGCAGACACCGAATTGGACAACCCTCTATACAATCAATTCTACAACGACGACAACTTAATCGACCTACATATCTTGCGTGATCAGTGGTGCATCTCTTGCCGAGGAACAGGCAGGGTGCAATGCCCAAACTGCGTTGGAACAGGCACCGTTACAAGTGGGTTCAAAACTATCGTTACAGAATTTAACGCTGCTACGGGTCGACCCATTACGGCGAACATTCCTAATGTAGTACCATGCCCAAGTTGCAATGGTGGTCGAATGCAGATTTGTCCAATATGTGCTGGCGGAAAAACCAATTCGGGGGGGCCCGGTCCAAATTAAGGACGGGGAACTTTGGTTAAGGCAGTCCGCGTTGTTTCGTGTAAAACTGGGCGAATACAATTGCAGACGAAAGATTGCCCCAGCTGAAAGCCCGGTGAGCTCCTCTCATGACCGGCAAAAGCCACCGCAGCCCCTTCCTTGGTATGGCCTCCTACCTGTGGGTGAGCATTTTGGGTAGCTGGAATCTGAACAAGCCGCCAACTGGGTTAGCAACCTTTATCGGACTTGTGTTCCTTCGCCAGCATGACTGGGGCCGAAGGCTTGGTACAAGCAATAGGCTTCGCTCATTAACTTCTTGAGGTCTTGCGGTCCAACTTGCTGACCAGGACGATAGAAGATGAACGCTCCGGGGCGTGCTTCGATAGTTGGCAGATTGATATTCAAGAGCACCCGGCGGCGTGAGGCATCGAAGAACTGCCCAATGGCGGGTTGATCTGGTCCGGTCAGCAAGAATCGCTTGGAAAACTCGGGATCATCCTGAAAGTCGATGTCGCTCTTAAACAGTAAATCTCCCAAGCGATCTAGCAGACCTTCGGGCGACAGCCGAAACTCGGGCAGCTTCAGTGTGGGGCTGGCCACCCAGGCCACAGTTTGTCGGACAGTCCTCCTGTTCTTGCCCGACCCTGATGTGTAATGGTAATCGAAGAGCGTCAAACTGAGTTGCTCGGTGTCCGCGCGAATGACATTCGATGAGAGGCGGCTAGAACCGTAATTCATCAACTTAAATGTGGACAAGCTGTCGACCTGATCGAGTGACAGCGCTTCGAAGTAGCTAAGACCCAAATCGGTTGCGGCCTGAGTGAATTGCTGCTGGCGTTTCAGATTGGATCGATTGCCAAACCAGGCTACTACAAAGATGGTCACTAGAATCGCCAGTGTGGCCACGTAGGGCAGGTAGTTCAATAGAAAGGTCCACTCAGCCACAATCGGTTTTCGTTCAACCTCCAATCAGGGAATACCGGGTGCTAGCGCACGGCAGCTAGTCAAAACATTGGGCGCGAGCGCTGGATGGCTGCCAACTAGGTGACGTTATCCAACTACAATGCCGGCTCTGCCATGGCTTGCAGTTGCACTACCGATCGTTCCTGTTCTTTCTCCAAGTACTCGCGGCCCGACTTGACGTTCAAGTGATCCCAGGGCAGCTTGTCCTTCAGTTCATAGGGTTGATGTAGTTGCTGCTCGACATCAATTTCACTATCGGCCAGGGCTTGCCACCAGCGTTTGGCATCCAACATCTCTTGCCAGCCATCCATGCGCGCGCCGCGTTGCCAAGCAAGCTCGATGGCCCGCCCCGTGCGACGATCGCCACGACTGATCACGCCCTCCAACAGACTGGTTTCGACCGAATGACACTTAATGTTGACCGCTTTAATGTTTCGCTGCTGCCACAAATATTTATGAGCCCACTGAAAATACTCGCGGCGCTGCATGCCGTTCCACTGATACGGCGTATGCGCTTTGGGGACGAAATTTGACACGCTGGCGGTTACTTTCGGGAATCGACCTTTGATCTCGCGGCCGATGCGCGCGATGGTTTCGGCCATTTCAATAATGCCTTCCAAGTCCACGGGTCGTTCACCTGGCAAGCCGCACATGAAATACAGCTTGACCGATTCGTAGTTATTCTTGAACGCCGTGCGGCAGCCTTCGTACAGATCGTCATTCTTGATCTTCTTGCGAATTTGTTCGCGCATGTCGTCGCGAGCTACTTCAGGAGCCAAGGTCAATCCCGCCCGCCGACCATTGCCTACCAAGTCGGCGATGGTCCGCAACTGCTCGTTGACCCGTAGGCTGGGCACCGAGACGTTCACGCCCAGCGGATTAAAAATCTCCTTCAGTCTGCGGACCAGCTGTTCAAAGTGCGGGTAATCGCTGCTGGATAGCGAAAGAATGCTGATTTCGTTGAAGCCAGTATTGCGGTAGCTCTCTATAGCGGCATTCACGATGGTCTCTACGCTGCGGGTTCGCAACGGCCGTTTGATAACCGTACTTTGGCAAAACCGGCACAGATGCGGACAGCCACGCATGATCTCAATAGCGATACGATCGTGAACACACTCCACGTAGGGCACGATCGGCGACGTGGGCAGTGGGATTGACTCCAGGTCGCGAATCACGCTGGGGGATATGGTAGCTGGTACGTCGCTGCGCAGACGATTGAGCGCCGCCATGCGCCCGCCGCGATACTCGGGCTCGTAGAACCGAGGAACATAGCAATATGCCAGTCGCCGGGCCAATTCGGCCAAAGCCGCCTCGCGCTGCTGCCGGCCCGCTTGGCCCGACAACCAGCCACCATTCTCGCGCGCTGCTTGGCGCAGTTGTAGCCACAGGTCGCAGATTTCGGGCAGCGACGGCTCGCCATCACCGGTCACAAAACAGTCGATAAAATCAGCCATTGGCTCTGGATTCTGTACGCACGGTCCACCAGCCACAATCAGCGGATCGGCCATCGTACGCTGGTCTGCCTTGATAGGAATGCCGCCCAAATCCAACATAGTCAGCACGTTGGGCGACGAGATTTCGTACTGTAGCGAAAATCCGACTACATCAAACTGACAAAGCGGAGTAAACGTCTCCAGCGAGTACAGCGGTAGTCCATTGTCGCGCAGTTGCTGTTCCATATCGGGCCAGGGCGTAAAGCAGCGCTCGGCAGCCCAATCGGGACGGGCATTCATCAGCGAATACAGCACTTGCAGTCCGTGATGGCTCATGCCGATCGTGTAGGCATCTGGAAAGCACAGACACAACTTGCCATCGACCTGGCGATGATCTTTGACAACAATATTCCGCTCGCCGCCCACGTACTGACCGGGCATACGCACCTTGGTCAGAATTCGATTCTCCAGGGAACGTTTCAATTGGTCGTTGAGCATGTTGTCCGGTCCAACGTATTAAGGGTTTTTGCAGGCAACAAACAGCATGCGCAATTGATGCAAGGTCTGTTGTAGGAACTTCTGTTCGTGAGCCGTCAGGTTGCCACTGGTCTTCGTCTCGATCACACCCAACAAGTCGATGTAATGTCGCGCGTAATCC comes from the Pirellulaceae bacterium genome and includes:
- the hisD gene encoding histidinol dehydrogenase, with the protein product MTKLEIQTIDATTVEATAELQALRDQLSPSGNVVSPKGRALTERVFGQPLVPSQVVERICADVRQRGQAALRHYCLQLDNAELPAGGLRLEQARLEQAHRSATPEFLKCIRRIRDNIQSFQQAILHTTVTSQPSAGIRLDQRYQPLRRIGVCVPGGAAAYPSTVLMTVVPALAAGVQELAVVAPPTPFGAYNADVLATCHELGVSEVYPIGGAQAVAALAYGVEGLPAVDKIVGPGNLFVALAKKHVFGHVDIDSIAGPSEVVVIADQTTDPAYVAADILAQAEHSPGASLLITWHADLIGQVRQELERQLVSLSRSWLTLDSLNAFGALVRVRDADQAVELTNWIAPEHLHIACQQPRKLSERIRNAGAIFLGPFSPVSLGDYAAGPSHVLPTGGTARWAAGLSSNSFLRSSSVIEYSREALANIADEIAVLADKEGLTAHRESVAIRLRSS
- a CDS encoding PLP-dependent transferase, whose protein sequence is MNLAVDLRSDTVTKPCAAMRQAMASAIVDDDALGGDPTVDALQQRVAELLGKEAALFMPSGSMSNQIAVRLHCGRGDEFLCEANCHIYNYEQAAFAQLSGVVARTIPGIHGLMQPEQLADLIRPPADNLVRTTLVTLENTHNRGGGAVLPLDNVQAICRWAQDHGLATHLDGARLFNAVAATGIDAHVWSKSFDSVSICFSKGLGAPIGSALAGSQAFIRQARRARRLFGGGMRQVGVIAAAALYALEHNRQRIVEDHRHAQILADAIRNIDGVQLDPQPQTNIVIVKIAPQLGTATTLAAALKQHGIGVSQVGPQHIRFVTHLDVTEQQIHQASETLRQVVSLANK
- a CDS encoding TIGR03960 family B12-binding radical SAM protein, whose translation is MLNDQLKRSLENRILTKVRMPGQYVGGERNIVVKDHRQVDGKLCLCFPDAYTIGMSHHGLQVLYSLMNARPDWAAERCFTPWPDMEQQLRDNGLPLYSLETFTPLCQFDVVGFSLQYEISSPNVLTMLDLGGIPIKADQRTMADPLIVAGGPCVQNPEPMADFIDCFVTGDGEPSLPEICDLWLQLRQAARENGGWLSGQAGRQQREAALAELARRLAYCYVPRFYEPEYRGGRMAALNRLRSDVPATISPSVIRDLESIPLPTSPIVPYVECVHDRIAIEIMRGCPHLCRFCQSTVIKRPLRTRSVETIVNAAIESYRNTGFNEISILSLSSSDYPHFEQLVRRLKEIFNPLGVNVSVPSLRVNEQLRTIADLVGNGRRAGLTLAPEVARDDMREQIRKKIKNDDLYEGCRTAFKNNYESVKLYFMCGLPGERPVDLEGIIEMAETIARIGREIKGRFPKVTASVSNFVPKAHTPYQWNGMQRREYFQWAHKYLWQQRNIKAVNIKCHSVETSLLEGVISRGDRRTGRAIELAWQRGARMDGWQEMLDAKRWWQALADSEIDVEQQLHQPYELKDKLPWDHLNVKSGREYLEKEQERSVVQLQAMAEPAL